A genomic stretch from Nitrobacter winogradskyi Nb-255 includes:
- the recO gene encoding DNA repair protein RecO yields the protein MEWTDDGIVLGVRRHGESSAIVELLTRTHGRHLGLVRGGAGSRMRPLLQPGNSVSALWRARLDEHLGTYALEGTRMRAASLLASSHATYGVTHLAALARLLPERDPHEVIFAMLERTLDDFDRAGGAAIHLIRFELAMLSELGFGLDLSACAATGATGDLIYVSPKSGGAVSRQAGEPWRDRLLPLPPFLRVTHDEQDGWSEQDLLDGFELTGRFLLRHVLEPRGQGHSDARAGFINAVVRKRTAAIADGARVMAELNPPST from the coding sequence ATGGAATGGACTGACGATGGCATCGTGCTTGGAGTGCGGCGGCATGGCGAGTCCTCGGCCATCGTCGAGTTGTTGACCCGCACCCATGGGCGTCATCTCGGCCTTGTGCGTGGCGGGGCCGGATCACGGATGCGTCCGCTACTGCAACCCGGAAACTCGGTCAGCGCGCTGTGGCGGGCGCGGCTCGACGAGCATCTCGGTACCTACGCGCTGGAAGGAACGCGGATGCGCGCGGCGAGCCTGCTCGCCTCGTCACATGCAACCTATGGCGTGACCCACCTGGCGGCGTTGGCGCGCCTGTTGCCCGAGCGCGATCCGCATGAAGTCATCTTTGCGATGCTGGAACGGACGCTGGACGATTTTGATCGCGCGGGCGGGGCGGCGATCCATCTGATCCGGTTTGAACTGGCGATGCTGAGCGAACTTGGTTTCGGCCTCGATCTCTCGGCCTGCGCGGCCACCGGCGCCACCGGTGACCTTATCTACGTTTCCCCGAAATCGGGTGGGGCGGTGTCTCGGCAGGCCGGCGAGCCCTGGCGTGACCGGCTCTTGCCGCTGCCGCCGTTTCTGCGCGTCACCCATGACGAGCAAGACGGCTGGTCGGAACAAGACCTGCTGGACGGCTTCGAACTGACCGGGCGCTTCCTGCTGCGCCATGTGCTGGAGCCGCGCGGGCAGGGGCATTCCGACGCGCGCGCCGGGTTCATCAACGCGGTGGTGCGAAAGCGGACAGCGGCAATTGCGGACGGCGCGCGCGTCATGGCTGAGTTGAACCCTCCCTCGACATGA
- the era gene encoding GTPase Era: protein MSETGPTSRCGFVALIGAPNVGKSTLVNALVGSKVTIVSRKVQTTRALIRGIVIENNAQIILVDTPGIFVPKRRLDRAMVSTAWSGAHDADLVCVLLDARAGIDEEADAILTKLAGVAHPKILVLNKIDLVRREKLLALAGSANERLGFEETFMVSALSGDGVDDLRLALAGRVPEGPFHYPEDQMSDAPLRHLAAEITREKIYRHLHQELPYQSTVETDTWTERNDKSVRIEQTIFVERDSQRKIVLGKNGATIKSIGASSRKEIGEIIGQPVHLFLFVKVREKWGDDPNRYREMGLEFPKE, encoded by the coding sequence GTGAGCGAGACCGGCCCGACCTCGCGATGCGGTTTCGTTGCCTTGATCGGGGCGCCGAATGTCGGCAAGTCGACGCTGGTGAACGCGCTGGTCGGCTCAAAGGTTACGATCGTCTCGCGCAAGGTGCAGACCACGCGCGCGCTGATCCGCGGCATCGTTATCGAGAACAACGCCCAGATCATTCTCGTCGACACCCCCGGTATCTTCGTCCCGAAGCGGCGGCTCGATCGCGCCATGGTTTCGACCGCATGGAGCGGGGCCCACGACGCCGATCTCGTCTGCGTGCTTCTCGACGCGCGCGCGGGCATTGACGAAGAAGCCGACGCCATCCTGACGAAGCTCGCCGGAGTGGCGCATCCGAAGATTCTGGTGCTGAACAAGATCGACCTCGTCCGCCGCGAAAAGCTGCTGGCGCTTGCCGGCTCGGCCAATGAGCGTCTTGGGTTCGAGGAAACGTTCATGGTGTCGGCGCTGTCGGGCGATGGCGTCGATGATCTCCGCCTCGCGCTGGCCGGGCGCGTGCCGGAAGGGCCGTTTCACTATCCGGAAGACCAGATGTCGGACGCCCCGCTGCGTCATCTCGCCGCCGAAATCACCCGCGAGAAAATCTACCGGCATCTGCATCAGGAACTGCCGTATCAATCGACGGTCGAGACCGACACCTGGACCGAGCGCAACGACAAGTCGGTTCGCATCGAGCAGACCATCTTTGTCGAACGCGACAGTCAGCGTAAGATCGTCCTGGGAAAGAACGGCGCGACGATAAAGTCGATCGGCGCCTCCTCCCGCAAGGAGATCGGCGAGATCATCGGCCAGCCGGTGCACCTGTTTCTGTTCGTGAAGGTGCGTGAGAAGTGGGGCGACGATCCAAACCGTTATCGGGAAATGGGACTGGAGTTTCCCAAGGAATAA
- the rnc gene encoding ribonuclease III, which translates to MMDESADIKPVPTSEDVAAPSGTEPVAPAPKKKRARTSTKAIMAAIEQRLGHTFADISLLTTAFTHVSALKSSRGRCDSYQRLEFLGDHVLGLVVSDMLYRAFPKADEGELSKRLADLVRKETCIDVAKSLDLQEGVKLGAVGAGAGARLRRSVLGDICEAVIGAVYLDGGYAAAAAFVERNWLERMRKPVRPLRDPKTVLQEWAQGKGLPTPVYREVERTGPHHDPRFRVAVELPGLESSEGIGGSKRAAEKAAASAMIVREGVK; encoded by the coding sequence ATGATGGATGAATCGGCTGACATTAAGCCCGTTCCGACCTCCGAAGACGTAGCCGCGCCGTCGGGCACGGAGCCGGTGGCGCCTGCCCCGAAGAAGAAGCGCGCCCGGACCAGCACCAAGGCGATCATGGCCGCGATCGAACAGCGGCTCGGCCATACGTTCGCTGATATCTCGCTGCTGACGACGGCTTTCACCCATGTCTCGGCGCTGAAGTCGTCGCGCGGACGCTGCGATAGCTATCAGCGCCTCGAATTTCTCGGCGATCATGTGCTTGGTCTCGTGGTCTCCGACATGCTCTACCGCGCCTTTCCCAAGGCGGACGAGGGCGAGTTGTCGAAGCGCCTGGCCGATCTCGTGCGCAAGGAGACATGTATCGATGTCGCCAAGTCGCTCGATCTACAAGAGGGCGTCAAGCTCGGCGCGGTCGGCGCCGGCGCGGGAGCGCGGCTGCGCCGGTCCGTGCTCGGCGATATCTGCGAGGCGGTCATTGGCGCGGTCTATCTCGATGGCGGCTATGCGGCGGCCGCCGCCTTCGTCGAGCGCAACTGGCTCGAGCGGATGCGCAAGCCGGTGCGGCCGCTGCGCGACCCCAAGACCGTGCTGCAGGAGTGGGCGCAGGGCAAGGGGCTGCCGACGCCGGTTTACCGCGAAGTGGAGCGTACCGGGCCGCATCACGACCCGCGCTTCCGCGTTGCGGTCGAATTGCCGGGGCTGGAGTCCTCGGAAGGTATCGGCGGCAGCAAGCGCGCGGCCGAGAAGGCCGCCGCATCCGCCATGATCGTTCGCGAAGGTGTCAAGTGA
- the lepB gene encoding signal peptidase I, translated as MSVTSGTKTENGVGETIRVVIHALIIALVIRTFLFQPFNIPSGSMKATLLVGDYLFVSKYSYGYSHYSIPFSPPLFSGRVFGSEPSRGDVVVFRLPKDNATDYIKRVIGLPGDRIQMKEGLLYINDAPVQRERLPDFVGEDPCGSDATARVKQWQETLPNGVTYKTLDCVDNGFYDNTNVYVVPPGHFFMMGDNRDNSTDSRVLSAVGYVPLENLVGRAQMIFFSIAEGEHAWQVWRWPAAVRWNRMFSIVR; from the coding sequence ATGAGCGTGACATCCGGAACCAAAACTGAAAACGGCGTCGGCGAGACCATCCGTGTCGTAATCCACGCTCTTATCATCGCGCTCGTGATCCGGACCTTCCTGTTTCAGCCGTTCAACATCCCTTCGGGATCGATGAAGGCGACCCTGCTGGTCGGCGACTATCTGTTCGTTTCGAAGTACTCATACGGCTACAGTCATTATTCCATCCCGTTCTCGCCGCCGCTGTTTTCGGGGCGGGTGTTCGGCTCCGAGCCGAGCAGGGGCGATGTCGTGGTGTTTCGTCTGCCGAAGGACAACGCCACCGACTACATCAAGCGGGTGATCGGACTGCCCGGTGACCGCATCCAGATGAAAGAGGGCCTGCTCTACATCAACGACGCCCCGGTGCAGCGTGAAAGGCTGCCGGATTTCGTCGGTGAGGATCCTTGCGGCTCTGATGCGACGGCGCGCGTCAAGCAATGGCAGGAAACGCTGCCGAACGGCGTCACCTACAAAACGCTCGATTGCGTCGACAACGGATTCTACGACAACACCAATGTCTACGTCGTTCCGCCCGGTCATTTCTTCATGATGGGCGACAACCGCGACAACTCGACCGACAGCCGCGTGCTTTCCGCGGTCGGCTATGTGCCGCTGGAGAATCTGGTCGGTCGCGCGCAAATGATCTTCTTTTCGATCGCGGAGGGAGAGCATGCCTGGCAGGTCTGGCGCTGGCCGGCCGCCGTCCGCTGGAATCGCATGTTCTCCATCGTACGATGA
- the acpS gene encoding holo-ACP synthase, whose translation MIIGIGSDLIDIRRVAKVIERHGDRFLNRVFTEIERAKAERRATNEKMVVSTYAKRFAAKEACAKALGTGIRQGVWWRDMGVVNLQAGQPSMMLTGGALKRLQLLTPPGLEVRIDVSLTDDWPLAQAFVIISAAAAGKL comes from the coding sequence ATGATCATTGGCATCGGCTCCGATCTGATCGATATCCGTCGGGTGGCGAAAGTCATCGAGCGTCACGGCGATCGGTTTCTCAACCGGGTCTTCACGGAGATCGAGCGGGCGAAGGCGGAGCGTCGCGCCACTAATGAGAAAATGGTGGTTTCCACCTATGCGAAGCGGTTCGCCGCGAAGGAGGCGTGCGCCAAGGCGCTCGGGACCGGAATCCGTCAGGGCGTATGGTGGCGGGACATGGGCGTCGTCAATCTTCAGGCGGGGCAACCCTCCATGATGCTTACGGGCGGCGCGCTGAAGCGGCTGCAACTGCTCACGCCCCCCGGCCTTGAGGTCCGCATTGACGTGAGCCTTACAGATGACTGGCCGCTGGCGCAGGCTTTCGTCATAATTTCGGCCGCCGCAGCGGGGAAACTTTGA
- a CDS encoding pyridoxine 5'-phosphate synthase — MSSSQSLRLGVNVDHVATIRNARGGDRPDVVRIALAAIAAGADGITAHLREDRRHIRDSDMARLKAEIEKPLNFEMAATAEMQGIALATQPHAVCLVPERREELTTEGGLDAAGQYNALAPFIAKLNDAGIRVSLFIAADPRQIEAAAKLRAPVIEIHTGGWCDAVVEGDSGKADAEWRRIVEGAALARSVGLEVHAGHGLDYATAETIAALPEITELNIGYFMMGEALLVGIAETVRTMRAAMDRGRATLKTRTA; from the coding sequence ATGTCCAGTTCTCAATCCCTGCGCCTTGGAGTTAATGTCGATCACGTCGCCACCATCCGCAATGCGCGCGGTGGCGATCGGCCGGATGTGGTGCGAATAGCGCTTGCTGCGATCGCGGCCGGCGCCGACGGCATCACCGCGCATTTGCGCGAGGATCGCCGTCATATTCGCGATTCCGACATGGCGCGGCTCAAGGCCGAGATTGAGAAGCCTCTGAATTTCGAGATGGCGGCGACGGCGGAGATGCAGGGGATCGCGCTGGCCACCCAACCGCACGCCGTCTGTCTGGTCCCCGAGCGGCGGGAGGAACTGACCACTGAAGGCGGTCTCGACGCGGCCGGCCAATACAACGCGCTGGCGCCTTTCATCGCGAAGCTGAACGACGCCGGCATCCGGGTCTCGCTGTTCATCGCCGCCGATCCCAGGCAGATCGAGGCGGCGGCGAAACTGCGCGCGCCGGTGATCGAGATTCACACCGGCGGCTGGTGCGATGCTGTCGTCGAGGGTGACAGCGGGAAGGCGGATGCGGAGTGGCGTCGGATTGTCGAAGGCGCCGCATTGGCCAGGTCGGTGGGTCTTGAGGTTCATGCCGGTCATGGCCTCGATTACGCGACGGCGGAGACGATCGCGGCGCTGCCCGAGATCACCGAACTGAACATCGGATACTTCATGATGGGCGAGGCGCTGCTCGTCGGCATCGCCGAGACCGTTCGCACCATGCGAGCGGCCATGGATCGTGGACGCGCGACACTGAAGACGCGGACGGCATGA
- a CDS encoding RelA/SpoT family protein, translating into MEAATDPVVTAPPPAAPVKPTRPRMMRQYDLVERVRSYNPDTNEDMLNRAYVYAMKAHGEQIRASGDPYFSHPLEVAAILTGLKLDDATIVAALLHDTIEDTEATRAEIDNMFGPEIGALVEGLTKLKRLELVSREAKQAENLRKLLLAIADDVRVLLVKLADRLHNMRTLEFVPPASRQRIAEETLDIYAPLAGRMGMQEMREELEDLAFQTLDPEAHGVVAQRLDALAERNRNLIGEIESQLTTSLANKGIAARVAGRRKQPFSIWTKMERKSVGFEQLSDIFGFRVVVPDVEACYRALGVVHMTWPVVPGRFKDYISTPKQNDYRSIHTTVIGPGNQRVELQLRTEEMDRIAEHGIAAHAFYKDGAGSPTELLNRESNAFAWLRHTIEVLSESANPEEFLEHTKLELFHDQVFCFTPKGKLIALPRHANVIDFAYAVHTDVGNSTVGCKINGKFAPLSSRLQNGDEVEVLTSAAQSAPPSAWESLAVTGKARAAIRRATRAAVRGQYVSLGRRIVERLFIRAKIEYADDKLTGALPRLARATIEDVMASVGRGEMRAADVARAMYPDYKEERVGGPGVKKSLTAKLKLKTPLDPARSPSVIPIGGINSDLPIKFAPNGGAVPGDRIVGIVTPGEGITIYPIQSPALTDFEEEPERWLDVRWDVDDTTPQRFPARIVLDSLNEPGSLAQVATVIAEHDGNIDNISMTRRSPDFTEMTIDLEVYDLKHLSAIIAQLRAKDVVARIERVNG; encoded by the coding sequence ATGGAGGCCGCGACCGATCCGGTCGTGACGGCGCCGCCGCCGGCTGCTCCTGTCAAGCCGACGCGCCCGCGTATGATGCGTCAATACGACCTGGTCGAACGCGTGCGCTCCTACAACCCCGACACCAACGAGGATATGCTCAACCGGGCGTACGTCTATGCCATGAAAGCTCATGGCGAACAGATACGGGCGTCGGGCGATCCCTATTTCTCTCATCCGCTTGAAGTGGCGGCCATCCTGACCGGTCTCAAGCTCGACGACGCCACCATCGTCGCGGCGCTGCTGCACGACACCATTGAGGACACCGAGGCCACCCGCGCCGAGATCGACAACATGTTCGGGCCGGAGATCGGCGCGCTGGTCGAGGGCCTGACCAAGCTGAAGCGGCTGGAACTGGTCTCGCGCGAGGCCAAGCAGGCCGAAAATCTGCGCAAGCTGCTGCTGGCGATTGCCGATGATGTCCGCGTGCTGCTGGTCAAGCTGGCGGATCGGCTGCACAACATGCGCACGCTGGAGTTCGTGCCGCCGGCGTCGCGTCAGCGCATCGCCGAGGAAACCCTCGACATCTACGCGCCGCTCGCGGGCCGCATGGGCATGCAGGAAATGCGCGAGGAGCTTGAGGATCTGGCGTTCCAGACCCTCGATCCGGAAGCCCACGGGGTGGTGGCGCAGCGGCTCGACGCGCTGGCCGAGCGTAACCGCAACCTGATCGGTGAGATCGAAAGCCAGCTCACGACCAGTCTCGCCAACAAGGGTATCGCCGCGCGCGTAGCCGGCCGCCGCAAACAGCCGTTTTCGATCTGGACCAAGATGGAACGAAAATCGGTCGGTTTCGAGCAGCTTTCCGATATTTTCGGATTTCGCGTCGTGGTGCCCGATGTCGAAGCCTGTTATCGCGCCCTCGGGGTGGTCCACATGACGTGGCCGGTCGTGCCGGGCCGTTTCAAGGACTATATCTCGACGCCGAAGCAGAATGACTATCGCTCGATCCACACCACGGTGATCGGACCGGGCAATCAGCGCGTGGAATTGCAACTCCGGACCGAGGAGATGGATCGCATCGCGGAGCACGGCATCGCCGCCCATGCCTTTTACAAGGACGGGGCGGGCTCGCCGACGGAATTGCTCAATCGGGAATCCAATGCGTTCGCCTGGCTGCGTCATACCATCGAAGTGCTGTCGGAAAGCGCCAATCCGGAGGAGTTCCTCGAACACACCAAGCTCGAACTGTTTCACGATCAGGTCTTCTGCTTCACGCCGAAGGGGAAGCTGATCGCGCTGCCGCGGCACGCCAATGTCATCGACTTCGCTTATGCCGTGCATACCGACGTCGGCAACAGCACGGTGGGTTGCAAGATCAACGGCAAGTTTGCGCCGCTGTCGTCACGATTGCAGAATGGAGACGAGGTCGAGGTTCTGACGTCGGCCGCCCAGTCAGCGCCGCCCTCCGCCTGGGAATCGCTCGCCGTCACCGGCAAGGCGCGGGCGGCGATCCGGCGCGCCACGCGAGCCGCCGTGCGCGGTCAGTATGTCAGCCTTGGCCGGCGGATCGTTGAGCGCCTGTTCATCCGCGCTAAGATCGAATACGCCGACGACAAGCTTACCGGCGCGTTGCCCCGGCTGGCGCGGGCCACGATCGAGGACGTCATGGCTTCGGTGGGGCGGGGCGAGATGCGCGCCGCCGATGTCGCGCGCGCGATGTACCCGGACTACAAGGAGGAGCGGGTTGGCGGCCCGGGCGTCAAGAAGAGCCTGACGGCGAAACTCAAACTGAAAACGCCGCTGGATCCCGCTCGCAGCCCGTCGGTGATTCCGATAGGCGGCATCAATTCGGACCTGCCGATCAAATTCGCGCCCAATGGCGGCGCGGTGCCCGGCGACCGTATCGTCGGCATCGTCACTCCCGGTGAAGGCATCACGATCTATCCGATTCAATCGCCGGCGTTGACGGATTTCGAGGAAGAGCCCGAGCGCTGGCTCGACGTTCGTTGGGATGTCGATGACACGACGCCGCAGCGATTCCCCGCGCGCATCGTGCTGGATAGCCTCAACGAGCCCGGCAGCCTCGCACAGGTCGCGACCGTGATCGCCGAGCACGACGGCAATATCGACAATATCAGCATGACCAGGCGTTCGCCCGACTTCACCGAAATGACCATCGATCTCGAAGTGTATGACCTCAAGCATCTCAGCGCCATCATCGCCCAGTTGCGCGCCAAGGACGTCGTGGCGCGGATCGAGCGGGTCAACGGCTAA
- the rpoZ gene encoding DNA-directed RNA polymerase subunit omega, with protein sequence MARVTVEDCIDKVDNRFDLVLLAAHRARMISSGSQLTIDRDNDKNPVVALREIAEQTISPEDMREELVHSLQKFVEVDEPESDTVPLIGSAGASVDADDTEVAVERMTEEELLKGLEGLAPPEEQPEEDE encoded by the coding sequence ATGGCGCGCGTCACCGTAGAAGATTGCATTGATAAGGTCGACAACCGGTTTGACCTGGTTCTTTTGGCCGCACATCGCGCCCGGATGATTTCGTCGGGTTCGCAGCTGACGATCGACCGCGATAACGACAAGAATCCCGTCGTTGCGCTTCGCGAGATCGCCGAGCAGACCATCTCCCCGGAGGATATGCGCGAAGAGCTGGTTCATTCCTTGCAGAAGTTTGTCGAGGTCGACGAGCCCGAGTCCGACACCGTGCCCTTGATCGGTTCGGCCGGGGCAAGCGTCGATGCGGACGATACCGAGGTCGCGGTCGAGCGCATGACCGAGGAAGAACTGTTGAAGGGCCTGGAGGGGCTGGCGCCTCCCGAGGAACAGCCCGAAGAGGATGAATGA
- a CDS encoding NYN domain-containing protein, translated as MPSASNKIALFIDGANLYATAKTLGFDIDYKRLLKEFQSRGTLVRAFYYTAIIEDQEYSSIRPLIDWLDYNGYTVVTKATKEFIDASGRRKVKGNMDIELAVDAMELAEHVDQIVLFSGDGDFRSLVEAVQRRGVRVTVVSTIASQPPMIADELRRQADVFTDLVELQPKLGRDPSERQSRHHAPQFLQRATAVAPRSDDDDFED; from the coding sequence ATGCCATCTGCCTCCAACAAGATCGCGCTTTTCATCGATGGCGCCAATCTTTACGCAACCGCCAAGACGCTCGGCTTTGACATCGACTACAAGCGCCTCCTGAAGGAATTTCAGTCCAGAGGCACCCTTGTCCGCGCCTTCTATTACACGGCGATCATCGAGGATCAGGAATACTCCTCGATAAGGCCGCTGATCGACTGGCTCGACTACAACGGCTACACGGTGGTCACCAAAGCCACCAAGGAGTTCATCGACGCCAGCGGCCGCCGCAAGGTCAAGGGAAACATGGATATCGAACTTGCGGTCGATGCGATGGAGTTGGCAGAGCACGTCGACCAGATCGTGCTGTTTTCGGGCGACGGCGATTTCCGCTCCCTCGTCGAAGCGGTGCAGCGCCGCGGCGTTCGCGTGACCGTTGTTTCCACCATCGCAAGCCAGCCGCCGATGATCGCGGACGAGTTGCGCCGCCAGGCCGACGTTTTCACCGATCTCGTCGAATTGCAGCCGAAGCTCGGCCGCGACCCGTCGGAACGCCAGTCCCGCCACCACGCACCGCAGTTCCTGCAGCGCGCCACCGCCGTGGCGCCCCGGAGCGATGACGACGACTTTGAGGACTGA
- a CDS encoding uracil-DNA glycosylase — translation MTTTLRTETRRSGATPPEPGRDCPLCPRLVDYRLAVRTREPEWFNAPVPSFGEPDSAVLIVGLAPGVQGANRTGRPFTGDYAGDLLYATLLKYGFAAGRYQARPDDGLKLIDCRISNAVRCVPPQNKPLPAEINTCRAFLSATLAAMPRLQAVVALGRVAHDSAVKALGVRAAAAPFAHGAVHHIGAVTLYDSYHCSRYNTNTRVLTPEMFESVFAKVRADLTCR, via the coding sequence ATGACGACGACTTTGAGGACTGAAACGCGCCGATCCGGCGCGACTCCCCCCGAGCCAGGCCGCGATTGCCCGCTGTGCCCACGGCTGGTCGACTATCGCCTTGCGGTTCGGACGCGCGAGCCGGAATGGTTCAACGCACCCGTGCCTTCTTTCGGCGAACCCGACTCGGCGGTTCTGATCGTCGGCCTGGCGCCGGGCGTGCAAGGCGCCAACCGCACCGGGCGACCCTTCACCGGCGACTACGCCGGCGACCTGCTTTACGCGACGCTTCTCAAATACGGATTCGCCGCCGGACGCTATCAGGCCCGACCCGACGACGGACTCAAACTGATCGATTGCCGCATCAGCAACGCGGTGCGTTGCGTGCCACCGCAGAACAAGCCTCTGCCGGCCGAGATCAACACCTGCCGCGCGTTCCTTAGCGCCACGCTCGCGGCCATGCCCCGATTACAAGCGGTTGTCGCACTCGGCCGTGTCGCGCACGATTCCGCGGTGAAAGCGCTCGGCGTTCGCGCCGCTGCCGCCCCCTTCGCTCACGGCGCGGTGCATCATATCGGCGCGGTCACGCTCTATGACAGCTACCACTGCTCCCGCTACAACACCAACACGCGTGTCCTGACGCCCGAAATGTTCGAGAGCGTCTTCGCAAAAGTGCGCGCCGATCTGACCTGTCGCTGA
- the smpB gene encoding SsrA-binding protein SmpB: MADKGERAIKVVAENRKARFNYAIEDTVEAGIALTGTEVKSIRNGKTTIAESYADSKNGEIWLINSNIPEYLQANRFNHEPKRPRKLLLHRKQINKLMGAVDREGMTLIPLKLYFNERGRAKLLLAIAKGKKLHDKRESEKKRDWGREKGRLLRARG, from the coding sequence ATGGCCGACAAAGGTGAGCGCGCCATCAAGGTCGTCGCGGAAAATCGCAAGGCGCGGTTCAACTATGCGATCGAGGATACCGTCGAGGCCGGCATCGCGCTGACCGGCACGGAGGTCAAGTCGATCCGCAACGGCAAGACCACGATCGCCGAGTCCTATGCCGATTCAAAGAACGGTGAAATCTGGCTTATTAATTCCAACATCCCAGAATATCTGCAAGCCAACCGCTTCAATCACGAGCCCAAGCGGCCGCGCAAGCTGTTGCTGCACAGAAAGCAGATCAACAAGCTGATGGGCGCGGTCGATCGTGAAGGGATGACGCTGATTCCGCTGAAACTCTATTTCAACGAGCGCGGCCGGGCCAAGTTGTTGCTGGCGATCGCGAAGGGCAAGAAACTGCACGACAAGCGCGAGAGCGAGAAGAAGCGAGACTGGGGCCGCGAAAAAGGCCGGTTGCTGCGGGCGAGGGGATAA
- the mscL gene encoding large conductance mechanosensitive channel protein MscL produces MWKEFREFAMKGNVVDLAVGVIIGAAFGGIVSSMVADIIMPIVGAVTGGLDFSNYFLPLSESVNASNLSDAKKQGAVLAWGNFLTLTLNFLIVAFVLFMVIKGMNRLKRKDEAASAEPPKPTREEELLTEIRDLLKAKV; encoded by the coding sequence ATGTGGAAGGAGTTTCGTGAGTTCGCGATGAAGGGGAATGTCGTCGACCTCGCTGTCGGCGTCATCATCGGTGCGGCCTTCGGAGGCATCGTTTCCTCGATGGTGGCCGACATCATCATGCCGATCGTCGGCGCTGTTACCGGCGGTCTCGATTTCTCGAATTACTTCCTGCCGCTTTCTGAATCCGTCAACGCCTCGAATCTCTCCGACGCCAAGAAGCAGGGCGCGGTGCTGGCATGGGGAAACTTCCTGACGCTGACGTTGAACTTCCTGATCGTCGCCTTTGTGCTATTCATGGTCATCAAGGGCATGAACAGGCTGAAGCGCAAGGACGAGGCGGCATCCGCGGAGCCGCCGAAGCCCACGCGCGAGGAAGAGTTGCTGACCGAGATTCGCGATCTCCTGAAAGCGAAGGTCTAG
- the dapA gene encoding 4-hydroxy-tetrahydrodipicolinate synthase: protein MVSRAKFQGSYTALVTPFKNGSVDEAAFRSLVSWQIGEGVHGLVPVGTTGESPTLSHDEHRKVVEWCIEEAGGRVPVIAGAGSNSTREAVDLALHAEKAGADAVLVVTPYYNKPTQEGLYQHFKTVNDAVGIPIIIYNIPSRSVVDLSVETMARLFELKNIAGVKDATGNLARVSLQRRAMGPDFIQLSGEDMTALAFMAAGGRGCISVVANVAPKLCASLMSAVLKGDYAAGLEIQDRLVPLHDAIFKEPGLAGAKHALKLLGRIDEVVRLPLIPVTPPTGKLIREAMVHAGLIN from the coding sequence ATGGTAAGCAGGGCGAAGTTCCAGGGATCATACACAGCCCTGGTGACGCCATTCAAAAACGGCTCCGTCGACGAGGCCGCTTTTCGCAGTCTGGTGAGTTGGCAGATCGGCGAAGGAGTTCACGGGCTGGTGCCGGTCGGCACAACGGGCGAGAGTCCGACGCTCAGCCACGATGAACACCGCAAGGTCGTGGAATGGTGCATCGAGGAGGCCGGGGGCCGGGTGCCGGTGATCGCGGGCGCGGGCTCGAATTCGACCCGCGAGGCGGTCGATCTGGCCTTGCACGCCGAGAAGGCCGGCGCTGACGCGGTGCTGGTGGTGACGCCGTATTACAACAAGCCGACCCAGGAAGGCTTGTACCAGCACTTCAAGACGGTGAACGACGCGGTCGGAATTCCCATCATCATCTACAACATTCCGTCGCGCTCGGTCGTCGATCTCTCCGTGGAGACGATGGCGAGGCTGTTCGAACTGAAGAACATCGCCGGCGTCAAGGACGCCACCGGCAATCTGGCTCGGGTCTCATTGCAGCGCCGGGCGATGGGCCCCGACTTCATCCAACTGTCCGGCGAGGACATGACGGCGCTCGCCTTCATGGCGGCGGGCGGACGCGGCTGCATCTCCGTCGTCGCGAATGTCGCGCCGAAATTATGCGCGAGCCTGATGTCGGCTGTCCTGAAGGGCGATTATGCCGCCGGGCTCGAAATTCAGGATCGCCTGGTGCCGCTGCATGACGCTATTTTCAAGGAACCTGGCCTCGCCGGAGCAAAGCATGCGCTCAAGCTGCTCGGCCGGATCGACGAAGTCGTGCGGCTGCCGCTGATACCGGTGACCCCGCCGACCGGAAAGCTCATCCGTGAGGCCATGGTCCATGCCGGTTTGATAAACTGA